One window of the Verrucomicrobiia bacterium genome contains the following:
- the mnmA gene encoding tRNA 2-thiouridine(34) synthase MnmA yields the protein MKPQKKQTVYVGLSGGVDSSVTAALLKEQGYHVVGVYMKNWSKDLPGMPCPWKEDYQDAKRVAVQLGIDFKMYDFQVEYQQKVVDYMIAEYQAGRTPNPDIMCNQEVKFRLFLDTALADGADLIATGHYARIQDGQLLVAANAEKDQTYFLCRVTEDALKKSLMPIGDYKTKAEVRALAKKLGLTTAEKKDSQGICFVGKVGIRDFLSQYVTTELGVIKEQHGVAIGEHDGAIFYTIGQRHGLNVGGGLPYYVTGKDMAKNEVYVTTNLNDENLWKQELALTDVHWINGQPNLDKKYQVRTRYRAPLVSCTIEQADTGIRLILDEQVRAITPGQSAVIYDKDTVLGGGIVV from the coding sequence ATGAAGCCCCAGAAAAAGCAGACTGTTTATGTGGGATTGAGTGGCGGAGTAGATAGCTCCGTTACTGCTGCTTTGCTGAAAGAACAGGGCTACCACGTGGTGGGCGTGTACATGAAAAACTGGAGCAAAGACCTGCCCGGTATGCCCTGTCCGTGGAAAGAAGACTACCAGGACGCCAAGCGCGTGGCGGTGCAGCTGGGCATAGACTTTAAGATGTACGACTTCCAGGTCGAGTACCAGCAAAAAGTCGTAGACTACATGATTGCCGAATACCAGGCTGGCCGTACGCCCAACCCAGACATCATGTGTAACCAAGAGGTCAAGTTCAGGTTGTTCCTCGACACCGCCCTAGCAGACGGTGCAGACTTGATTGCCACAGGCCACTACGCTCGGATACAAGACGGGCAATTATTGGTGGCGGCCAATGCCGAAAAAGATCAGACATATTTCTTATGTCGAGTTACGGAGGACGCGCTCAAAAAAAGCCTGATGCCCATTGGCGACTACAAAACCAAGGCCGAGGTACGGGCACTGGCCAAAAAGCTGGGTCTGACCACGGCCGAGAAAAAAGACAGCCAGGGCATTTGTTTTGTGGGTAAGGTCGGCATCCGTGATTTTCTGAGCCAGTATGTCACTACCGAACTGGGCGTTATAAAAGAGCAGCATGGTGTAGCCATTGGCGAGCATGACGGCGCTATTTTTTACACCATTGGCCAGCGCCACGGCCTGAACGTGGGTGGTGGCTTGCCGTACTATGTCACCGGCAAAGACATGGCCAAGAACGAGGTGTATGTGACCACCAACCTGAATGATGAGAACTTGTGGAAGCAAGAGCTAGCCCTGACAGATGTGCACTGGATAAACGGCCAACCAAACTTGGATAAGAAGTATCAAGTGCGCACGCGCTATCGAGCGCCATTGGTGTCATGCACAATTGAGCAGGCAGATACGGGTATACGGTTGATTTTGGACGAGCAAGTGCGGGCCATTACTCCAGGTCAGTCCGCCGTTATTTATGATAAAGACACAGTGCTTGGCGGCGGTATCGTAGTATAA